One stretch of Chlamydia abortus DNA includes these proteins:
- a CDS encoding SH3 domain-containing protein, whose product MRTLSISMLLFTIGSGISSVSLHAAPSTSKAPAAQTDKASFSPFTGEIKGNRVRLRLAPHVDSSIVKELSKGDYVAVIGESKDYYIVAAPEGLKGYVFRTFVLDNVIEGEQVNVRLEPSTSAPVLARLSRGTEIQATSSQPQGKWLEIALPDQCAFYVAKNFVSQKGPIEIYKQMEGQKKIALDLLDSAMNFAKAELQKTLDAVDLEAIYKKINLVQSEEFHDVPGLQPLIQKALEEIQDTYLSKSLTNQEHTIGKQQASNSSNVMDNVEKPTTGSLLSRHIRKQTTIKTSPKTQGRESLELSLFKIWASMQPQENAKKLTQEAFYEEEKKKKQTFVGELEIYPHVVKNNPGDFLLKDKENTIAFVYATKIDLEQWLGKRVSVECLPRPNNHFAFPAYYIINIKEVVS is encoded by the coding sequence ATGCGAACGCTATCGATTTCTATGCTTTTGTTTACCATCGGGTCAGGAATAAGTTCAGTAAGCTTGCATGCTGCACCTTCCACATCAAAGGCTCCCGCTGCGCAAACAGACAAGGCTTCCTTTTCTCCATTTACAGGAGAGATTAAAGGAAATCGTGTTCGTCTGCGCTTAGCTCCTCATGTGGACAGTTCTATTGTGAAAGAACTGTCCAAAGGTGATTATGTCGCTGTAATTGGCGAAAGCAAGGATTACTACATTGTTGCAGCACCGGAAGGTCTCAAAGGCTATGTATTTCGGACGTTTGTTTTAGACAATGTGATTGAAGGCGAGCAAGTGAATGTGCGTTTGGAGCCTTCAACATCCGCTCCTGTTCTTGCACGATTATCCCGCGGAACAGAAATTCAAGCAACATCCAGCCAACCACAAGGCAAGTGGTTAGAGATTGCTTTACCTGACCAATGTGCTTTCTACGTTGCTAAAAACTTTGTTTCTCAGAAAGGCCCTATAGAGATTTATAAACAGATGGAGGGTCAGAAAAAAATTGCTTTAGATTTGCTAGATTCCGCTATGAATTTTGCTAAAGCAGAGTTACAGAAAACGTTAGATGCGGTTGATCTAGAAGCTATTTATAAAAAGATTAACCTTGTACAGTCTGAAGAATTTCATGATGTCCCAGGTCTACAACCTCTAATACAAAAAGCTTTAGAGGAAATTCAAGATACGTACCTATCGAAGTCCTTAACAAATCAAGAGCATACCATAGGGAAACAACAAGCCTCCAACTCTTCTAATGTTATGGATAATGTCGAGAAACCTACAACAGGGTCTTTGTTATCTCGACACATCCGCAAGCAAACAACCATCAAAACTTCTCCGAAAACTCAAGGAAGAGAAAGCTTAGAATTGTCGTTGTTTAAAATCTGGGCAAGCATGCAACCCCAAGAAAATGCTAAAAAGCTTACTCAAGAAGCCTTCTATGAAGAAGAGAAAAAGAAAAAGCAAACTTTTGTTGGCGAGCTTGAAATTTATCCTCATGTCGTAAAAAACAATCCCGGGGATTTTTTACTTAAAGATAAAGAAAATACCATAGCATTCGTCTACGCAACAAAAATAGATTTAGAGCAATGGTTAGGAAAGAGGGTTTCTGTGGAATGCCTCCCTCGCCCCAACAACCATTTTGCTTTCCCTGCCTATTACATAATTAACATCAAAGAAGTAGTTTCTTAA